One stretch of Dokdonia sp. Hel_I_53 DNA includes these proteins:
- the feoB gene encoding ferrous iron transport protein B, translating into MAKQINVALIGNPNTGKTSVFNHLTGLNQQVGNYPGITVEKKNGVCKLERGVKAHILDLPGTYSLNASSLDENVVIELLLNKNDKDYPDVAVVISDVENLKRNLLLFTQIKDLGIPTILAINMADRMERKAISLDIEKMEELLHTRIALVSSRKNTGIDILKKLISEHKNISKEPCVNASAIAPEYFDRLRKTFPNQDLYKLWLVITQDVNFGKLERGEMNTIASFKTESSSNLKRLQQKETIIRYKFINEVLKQTQTIDVANAKDLRAKLDRILTHKVWGYVIFFTILMLIFQVIYDWSNYPMDAIDLAFANMSEWIQATLPPGKLTDLLAEGIIAGLGGIVIFIPQIAFLFLFISVLEESGYMSRVVFLMDRVMRRFGLSGKSVVPLVSGTACAIPAVMATRNIESWKERLITILVTPFTTCSARLPVYLIIIALVIPDKKFLFFNLQGLTLMLLYLIGFGSAIGSAWVLNKILKIKSKSFFVVEMPNYKLPLFKNVAINVIEKTRSFVFDAGKIILAISIIIWVLGSFGPGEEFNNAEEIVTAQLSQDINDNTYAKSDAYQSEFEKRLASQKLEHSYMGYMGKAIEPIVEPLGYDWKIGIALITSFAAREVFVGTLATIYSVGDAEEETIKNRMAGEVNPVLGTPRFNFASGISLLLFYAFAMQCMSTLAIVKRETNSWKWPMWQLGSMTIIAYMAALIAYQLLK; encoded by the coding sequence ATGGCAAAACAAATTAATGTTGCCCTTATAGGGAACCCAAACACAGGAAAGACATCTGTCTTTAATCATCTCACTGGTCTTAACCAACAAGTAGGGAATTATCCTGGTATAACTGTAGAAAAGAAAAATGGTGTTTGTAAACTAGAACGTGGCGTAAAAGCACACATTTTAGATCTACCTGGCACCTATAGTCTTAATGCTTCCTCTCTTGATGAAAACGTAGTTATTGAGTTATTACTTAATAAAAACGATAAAGATTATCCTGATGTAGCCGTTGTTATTTCTGACGTAGAAAATCTAAAACGCAACCTGCTCCTCTTTACACAAATTAAAGATTTAGGCATCCCTACCATACTAGCCATTAATATGGCAGATAGAATGGAACGCAAAGCAATTTCTCTTGATATAGAGAAAATGGAGGAATTACTTCATACCCGTATTGCACTCGTTAGTAGTCGTAAAAACACGGGGATAGATATTCTTAAAAAACTAATTTCTGAACACAAAAATATCTCTAAGGAACCCTGTGTAAATGCCTCTGCCATTGCTCCAGAATATTTTGACAGACTGCGCAAGACATTCCCTAATCAAGACTTATATAAGTTATGGCTCGTCATTACACAAGACGTTAATTTTGGAAAATTAGAACGTGGTGAGATGAACACCATCGCTTCTTTTAAAACAGAATCCTCCAGCAATCTTAAAAGATTGCAACAAAAAGAGACGATTATAAGGTATAAATTTATAAACGAAGTCCTTAAACAAACCCAAACTATAGACGTTGCAAATGCAAAAGATTTACGAGCAAAACTAGATCGTATCCTTACTCATAAAGTATGGGGCTATGTTATTTTCTTTACGATTTTGATGCTTATCTTTCAAGTCATTTATGACTGGTCTAATTATCCCATGGATGCCATTGATCTCGCATTTGCAAATATGAGTGAGTGGATACAAGCTACTTTGCCTCCAGGAAAGCTTACAGATTTACTGGCAGAAGGTATCATTGCTGGTTTAGGAGGTATAGTTATTTTTATTCCACAAATAGCGTTTTTATTTCTATTTATATCTGTTTTAGAAGAAAGTGGCTATATGAGCCGCGTGGTTTTTTTAATGGATAGAGTGATGCGCCGTTTTGGACTAAGTGGTAAATCTGTAGTACCGCTAGTCTCTGGAACTGCGTGTGCAATTCCTGCTGTAATGGCGACCCGAAATATTGAGAGCTGGAAAGAGCGATTAATCACGATATTAGTTACACCCTTCACAACCTGCTCTGCTCGTCTACCTGTTTATCTCATTATTATCGCTCTTGTCATTCCAGATAAAAAGTTTCTGTTCTTTAATCTTCAAGGGCTCACTTTGATGTTGTTATATCTCATTGGCTTTGGCTCGGCAATTGGTTCTGCTTGGGTACTTAATAAAATTTTAAAAATTAAAAGTAAAAGTTTTTTTGTAGTTGAAATGCCCAATTACAAGCTTCCATTGTTTAAGAATGTTGCTATTAATGTAATAGAAAAAACGAGATCATTTGTTTTTGATGCAGGTAAGATTATACTTGCCATAAGTATCATAATATGGGTGCTTGGCTCCTTTGGCCCTGGAGAAGAATTTAACAATGCAGAAGAGATTGTCACAGCTCAATTATCTCAAGACATAAATGATAACACTTACGCGAAAAGTGATGCGTATCAATCTGAATTTGAAAAAAGATTGGCTAGCCAAAAACTAGAACATAGTTATATGGGCTACATGGGAAAAGCTATAGAGCCTATTGTAGAACCTCTTGGTTATGACTGGAAGATAGGAATTGCTTTAATTACATCTTTTGCTGCACGTGAAGTCTTTGTGGGAACACTCGCAACTATCTATAGCGTAGGTGATGCCGAAGAAGAAACAATTAAAAACAGAATGGCAGGAGAGGTAAATCCTGTACTAGGCACACCCCGTTTTAATTTTGCAAGCGGTATTTCACTCCTTCTCTTCTATGCATTTGCCATGCAATGCATGAGTACACTTGCTATTGTAAAGCGAGAAACAAACAGCTGGAAATGGCCCATGTGGCAGTTGGGTTCAATGACAATAATTGCGTATATGGCGGCGCTTATTGCTTATCAACTTTTAAAATAA
- a CDS encoding SCO family protein, whose protein sequence is MSSIVKRYKVLIITMIVLSSIILTLIYSQLKTTPQLPIYQPEMVEKSLVDTTLQDVKKYHRIADFELTNQNNKIITQDFYKDKIYVADFFFTTCQDICPIMTEHMVEIQNKLKDDPSVLLLSHTVIPEYDTPEILKAYAVEKGVDDTKWNLVTGPREQIYTLARKSYLAVKDIPGEENEMVHTENFMLIDKKKQIRGYYDGTSSESIEQLLEDIEILKESYEPAKKWWEKLF, encoded by the coding sequence ATGTCTAGCATCGTAAAAAGGTATAAAGTGCTTATCATCACAATGATTGTGCTTTCTAGTATTATTCTTACTTTAATATATAGTCAACTTAAAACTACGCCGCAACTTCCTATATATCAACCAGAAATGGTTGAAAAATCACTAGTAGACACCACACTTCAAGATGTTAAAAAATACCATCGCATTGCAGATTTTGAATTGACTAATCAAAACAACAAAATCATCACACAGGATTTTTATAAGGATAAGATTTATGTGGCAGACTTTTTCTTTACTACCTGTCAGGATATTTGCCCGATTATGACAGAACACATGGTTGAGATTCAAAACAAACTCAAAGATGATCCTTCCGTACTCCTACTCTCACATACGGTAATTCCAGAATATGATACTCCAGAAATTTTAAAAGCTTATGCTGTTGAAAAAGGGGTCGATGACACAAAATGGAATCTTGTAACAGGCCCTCGCGAGCAAATTTATACGCTTGCGCGAAAGAGCTATCTTGCGGTCAAGGATATTCCTGGCGAAGAAAATGAAATGGTGCATACAGAAAATTTTATGCTCATAGATAAAAAGAAACAAATACGAGGGTATTATGACGGAACCAGTAGTGAATCCATTGAACAATTGCTTGAAGATATTGAGATATTGAAAGAATCTTACGAGCCTGCAAAAAAATGGTGGGAAAAGCTATTTTAA
- the rseP gene encoding RIP metalloprotease RseP, translating to METLIQIAQFILAISILVILHEFGHFLPARWFGIKVEKFFLFFDVKFALFKKKIGDTVYGVGWLPLGGYVKIAGMVDESMDKEQMAQPAKPWEFRSKPAWQRLIVMVGGVVVNVLLAWFIYAAMLVYYGDEYVPADRLKYGIAVGEVGEEIGLRNGDQVIKIDDKTVTRFDDVQIDILLGDTVTVLREGSEMTFSIPDEAKKSVLDAEEPFVMPRFSNTVGNIAPSSLGSKNGVRIGDKIVAINNSKITEWKEFQSELEKAKGSEVTMILNRDGEQLTKSFVINKDEQLGVLPSTEELLIKDEYTIASAIPAGFTKTFDVLTKQVRQFKLIFNRKVEGYKKVKGPIGIVEMMSPTWDWKSFWAFTAMFSVWLGFVNILPIPALDGGHVMFLLYEMITGKAPSEKTLERGQIIGFVIVMGLMVVIFGNDIWNLIKR from the coding sequence ATGGAGACGCTTATACAGATTGCCCAGTTTATACTTGCTATTTCAATACTTGTAATTTTACATGAGTTTGGACATTTTTTACCAGCTAGATGGTTTGGTATTAAAGTAGAGAAGTTCTTTCTATTTTTTGATGTTAAGTTTGCATTATTTAAGAAGAAAATAGGAGACACCGTGTATGGTGTGGGCTGGTTGCCTCTAGGTGGTTATGTAAAAATTGCCGGAATGGTAGATGAAAGTATGGATAAAGAGCAAATGGCTCAACCGGCAAAACCTTGGGAGTTTAGATCAAAACCAGCCTGGCAGCGTCTTATCGTAATGGTGGGCGGTGTAGTAGTAAATGTATTACTTGCTTGGTTTATTTATGCGGCAATGCTGGTGTACTATGGAGATGAGTATGTGCCTGCAGATAGATTAAAATACGGTATCGCAGTAGGAGAAGTAGGGGAAGAAATAGGATTGCGCAATGGAGATCAAGTAATAAAAATAGATGATAAAACGGTTACTCGTTTTGACGATGTGCAGATCGATATTTTATTGGGAGACACAGTCACTGTATTAAGAGAAGGAAGTGAGATGACATTTTCTATCCCAGATGAAGCAAAAAAATCTGTACTAGATGCAGAAGAGCCATTTGTGATGCCTCGCTTTAGCAATACGGTAGGAAATATAGCACCTAGTTCTTTAGGTTCTAAAAACGGAGTACGTATTGGCGATAAAATTGTTGCTATAAATAATTCAAAAATCACAGAATGGAAAGAATTTCAGTCTGAGCTAGAAAAAGCGAAAGGATCTGAGGTGACAATGATTTTAAATCGTGATGGAGAACAACTAACAAAATCTTTTGTAATAAATAAAGATGAGCAATTAGGAGTATTACCTAGCACAGAAGAATTACTTATAAAAGATGAGTATACGATAGCGTCTGCAATCCCAGCGGGGTTTACAAAAACCTTTGATGTTCTTACAAAACAAGTAAGGCAATTTAAATTAATCTTCAACAGAAAAGTAGAGGGGTATAAAAAAGTAAAAGGACCTATTGGAATTGTGGAGATGATGTCTCCTACTTGGGACTGGAAATCTTTCTGGGCGTTTACAGCAATGTTTTCTGTGTGGCTCGGTTTTGTAAACATCCTCCCTATACCAGCACTAGATGGTGGTCACGTGATGTTTTTACTCTATGAGATGATCACAGGCAAAGCGCCTTCAGAAAAAACATTAGAGCGGGGCCAGATCATTGGATTTGTGATTGTCATGGGGCTTATGGTAGTCATTTTTGGCAACGATATTTGGAATCTTATTAAGAGATAA
- a CDS encoding ferrous iron transport protein A, whose product MKKTVAHLQKGERAVIVDIMTDEVPLKLLEMGCLPGNEVRLLQLAPFSDPMYIDVNGCHLAIRKETALHILIETPS is encoded by the coding sequence TTGAAGAAAACAGTTGCTCACTTACAAAAAGGAGAACGTGCCGTCATCGTTGATATAATGACAGATGAAGTTCCTTTAAAGCTTTTAGAAATGGGATGTCTTCCAGGTAATGAGGTGCGATTATTACAACTAGCCCCTTTCTCAGACCCAATGTATATAGATGTAAATGGATGTCATCTTGCCATACGTAAGGAAACAGCACTTCACATTCTCATAGAAACGCCATCCTAA